The sequence AATGGAGTATAGCATTTATTATACTTTACTATAatagaagagtaacgtcatgtgccacgtttgacagttctcctgctcgtttggaacgcgcatttgttttgaaattgacagacgattctgacacttgacgacactgttattatagtcactgtaacCTCTAcactagggtgtcccaaaaaaatcgatgttcgaaaagtcatggtgctcaaccctgaaatgaaagatatacctgtctggataatttttgtagaacaaaccgaatttctaaaaaatcgtttagaggtcgcgccagatcgatttttgaaaaatgagctttttttaggtgaaaaatcaaatattggatcttttcacaattttttttcagggacacccattcgttttatatttttttatttttctgtggatctttgcccatattctccatgaataagtttttggtattatacgtttttacagtctgcagaactttttaaatatcgaaaaaacacaattttttgactaattttcgaagttatttcatcctcaaacaaaaaatatttttttctcgtgcagaaaaacttacatactataatgagctatttataaggagtattttcataaatcaagatccaagaaattttgttctggggctgagatattgcagttttagtaaatagtcaaaaagtgtataAATTTGGTACTTTTTCtctacatgttataatttcatcaaaattgcaccaatattttaattgaaattaaaaacaattcaaaagcaaataaatgggaatattttctaggtaacatagcttttctttccaatggagttggttacccgaatcacaggatttggtcggagtaaGTAAATAGAGCCTGTTCAGTTCATTCCCAACCGAACTGAAAGTCTAGCCGCAGCGTCTGATGAAGAAGACCAAATTTGCATCACACGAGGCTCCGCCCATCAAAATTGTCCACATCGAGAGCCCACCCGTTCCAGCGTCACCGGCAACTTTTCGTATACATATACGGAGGCACGACATCAAGCTGGCGTTCAGTTTTCATTCGACCACGGGAGCGACAGCAGAAGCAGCAGCAAGCGAACATCGAAGCATCGAGAACAGCGCAGTGAGCCGAGCCCGAGCGAGACGGCTTGATCGCAAGCTGGCTGCCGACCGGGTACTAACGAAGCCGCGACGAGCCGAGTagcaacaagaagaagaagaagaagaagaagaagaagctgccTTATGGCAGTAAAGTGTTGAAGTATGGAGAAGAAAATGAATATAGTTGTTTAAGTTGAGTTCCCGTGTTTGCTTCCACCCACTGCCCTTCCAGTCCCACCAACAGAGTTAATTGAAATAATTAGCCTTTATCAAGGCTAAGAGTtaatgaaaaatagttttcggttGCTGCTAGCCAGGGCGCTAGTCCAGCTCAACCCACCCCCGTGGCTTCATGAGGCGAAGCCATCCCGGGAAGGAACGCAAGGGTCCTGCTCCCACTCGCTCGGTTCCCGAGAGGAACGCGAGCACCCACCGAGGCACATCAGCGCAGTACAGTCCGCTGCCATCCTCAACAGAGCCAgtaataaaatgatatcacatcCATCTgttaatatgtagcaatatacaagcaatcaggtttactatgatctctttattagttcaatcataggatgcttttcacggcATTCAAAAAACAAGGccggctcagcacgtatgtaaacattcagtttgaacgtaaacatgtgtcgtcactactatcttcgcacaagctgaactgagacgatgcttTACCTTCTCAGCAgacttacttttgtactctataatgtggcgataaaatatgcgtcacccTTGAAGTgtccggaagtcgcatgtcctgcgcgcgtgctcctaggttcattaccataccgccaccgttgtctgccatatcgccattcaggtgctcttcgtagtgctgccgccacctttggatcacctcacgctcgttcgtaagaaggttcccgtttatgtccttacacatatcgggctgtggcacgtggcccttacgtgaacggttcaacttctcatagaactttcgtgcgttattagcgcggtacagttcctccgtctcttcacggtctcgatcttcctgctggcgctttttcctccggaaaatcgagttttgtctgttccgcgcccgtttgtatcgtgcctcgttcgccctcgtgcggtgttgcagcaatctcgcccatgctgcattcttctcctcaactaactgctcacattcgccgtcataccagtcgtttctctgatccggagccaccgtgcctagtgcagcggttgcggtgcttccaatggcggatcgaatatctctccagccatcttcaagagatgctgcgcctagctgctcttcctttgggagtgccacttccagctgctgcgcgtagtcttgggacACCCTACTCTACGTTTAAATGTATACGCTGCTCAAAAACGGCACTGACTAATCTTACCCCGTGATCCATTTTGCTCCACCTTACCCCATCAAAGAATCAAGTTAGATGGCTTCTTTGCTCCTCTTCTACTTtgtatatcttcttcttctcttctatctatttaaatatttatctatataaaaatgagtttgcatttcctttgaggcaatataactcacgtaagggctgaccgatttgcaagattttcacACCAATctattcgtcttgggatcagctgtgtttataaATACTAAGAGTTAGTGAAATTTAAGGGGAAAgttggaaaattgtgaaaatacaatATTGGGGCGAGTTGTGAGGAAACCCAATACGATCGCGCAAAatatgatctagagtgcggcgtcgcAAAAAAAACTCATAAATTGACATTTTGAACGCCAAAACCCGAGCAATGCAGGGTACGTTCTGCTAGTATGGCATAAAAAGCAACGTACCCGAATAAAATATATGGAGGTCATACTCATAATGTTCCAATTTTTCGCTTTCTTAGCCACAATGCTAAGGAtcgaatgatcattttttcGCACAATGACGAATTGTCAAGTGGCTGGACAATGCTAAGaaatgattttcaaagaatacgGACAGTGAAACAGCACAGCCCATTAATTTGTGGCGTTTATGTTTTAAAAGCTTTAACCGGAGATTTCTAGGCGAGTCCACTGTCAAAACACTGCCGTCTCTGAGCTACAAATAAGATTGTTCTATCGAAATCTGTGAATACTTTGTAGAAGTAGGATTTTCCGGTGTTTTGAAGAACCCTgaacaaatattcaatttgaacgaAACAGGCGGTACGAACAATTCCAAATAAACAAAGACATTGTTTTGGAAGGTTTCGGTCAAAATTAAAGGCCTAGTATCGAGGATCTAGTCAAAATTACGTTGCGGATGAGTTGGAAAACTCCAATAGCAAATCGTATCTATCGTTTTCTGTGGCAACTACTTGACAAAGTTACATCatatggggcatatatcacaaaaGATTTAACAAATGGTGGCGTTGAATTATAAGCCCAACAAGGCAAAATGAATATAATAAATCAACACTGACTCTCGTCGATACCACCAATTGTTAAAGACGTGACACCACTAGGCTGCTGGTGGCTAAAACTGATCTCTCATGATACCGTCGATCCAttgattttgtaaataattTATTCATCAGTGATCATCACAAAATTCATATTCACACTGAATCTTAAAAAATGCTAGATATAGGGTCCTATTTCTTTTTGCAAACGCAAATTCGTTGgctaaatttccagaaatttagTCAACCCAAATATACATGTATACATAAGGTATATAACTTACGTGGGGTATGGCTTGTAAACGATGTCCAATTTCTCCAAAATGTACTCGAATCTCCTATAGTCCCAACGTCTCAGGTATCTCAAAAAGCGTTTCCTCTTATCAATTAGCTCCTTCAGGTGAACCTTAGCAGCTGATTGACGTGGAAACTTTTCCATCACTTCCTGCAGGCTCCTAATCTGAGCAGTCATCAGACCCACTAAAAGCATTGAAGACCAATTAGTAAAACATTATAATACCCTAAAAACTGTGATAACCCTACACTTAGCCTCCATAGAGCCGTAGTCCAGGTCGTGTCGTTGTACTCGCTTCACCATCTCCTCCTTGAAATTTTCGAGCATTTCCCGCCTGCGATTATGCTCGATCGAGAACATTGACTTTACCCTATCATCAGCGCTTTAGGATTCGAATTTAATTTATCAGTCATACCAATCAGCACAATTTCTAGCAATCACCTACCTTTCTAGCTCCTTCGACTTACGATAATCCTTCAGCAATTCAGTGCCGGCCATTGGCCGCATTGGTTGCAAATCGCCACTTTTCTGCGGTTTATAGCAAGGAATTTTCTCCGGTCGAACCCACTTGATTTTTAAGTCAGACTTGAACGCATAGTTGCGGGTTAGAAAGCCAACAGAACTAGTGAGCGGTTTAATTTTGTTCAATGTATTCATTTTGCACTTAACTAAGACCGTAAGtttatttaaaacaaaactTTCGTAATTCTAATCCTGCAAATCTGCAGCAGACGACGAACGAAGAACGTAAACAAAGCGAAAGGATGACATAACAAACTGTCAAGAATCTCGTGTCAACATTCAGACCGAGAGCTGACGTATGAATTACACGACAAAAAATGAAGATCGCTCGTTTCATTTTTACCCATCGAtgagtaaaattgtatactagggtaaagtgcccaatagggtggttcaaaaaatcgattttgctccacagcgctcatctgattctttaccacacacttaaaataaatcgtcgaattcggtaaaattttaccgaaatctcaacagcagaactgttcggtaaataatttaactgattttcggtgattttgacagtagagcaatggaaaaaattacaaaaaatctgtaaaataaattaccgaacagttctgctgttgagatttcggtaaaatttaccgaatacggtgaaatgagtttaGCGtgcatgttctgagtgtcctctgaaaatttgaactcattaggattaaaactgatttagcacaagccggttcaagtttgcatgcaaattagtacggggaaatttattttttcctcgcccactcacaaaaaactccgcattatattcatgagttcacacatggatttttgcaatgggggtagcgaaatgcattccatattttcgacacatatattccatgtgcccacatgcattgcatgagtgttcacacatactatccatgtgggtcatagtatccatgtgtgaatttgtatgcaattaagtgccttaaggtagcctcacacctcgggaatttgctccgcggaatttttccccatgtatttttgcatatgcgatgttttcgggatttgggcacggaaaatcaaaatctcgGCCCCATAAAGTAAAGGCTACCTTaaacggttagaaaaaagtacctaattttaggtactttttttctcttgcatctccctccctcttccctttgttgtcataaaatgaagagcaaaaccactcaacaagggcattaaagtgtgggaacccaacgttgagtaatttcatgtttacaaaagttgagtgaaatttacctaatttttggttagtttctatttaaaattaagtatattttgcctaatattaagtgaattttacctaatttcaagaaaaaaattacttaattttgggttcccacactgaacccccgatttgagtgaaaagtacctaatattaggtacttttttctaaccgtgtacacctcgggaaaatttacCGCCGGATGTTGGTGCCCGTGCATTTCAAATTAAAGAATTCCGCTtccggtagactagcccaaggataaggggtcgttcaacaatgatgtccaaggttttagggggggagggtttctaagattttgtgacactgcatatattaggtatacaaaaaagcgtgacagagaggtaggggggtctagaaatctcaaaaagcagtggacgtcatatttgaatcgtccctaactacgtgatgaacttatctgtaaaatataaaatcacgataataaagtctaaaaaaaaaatagcccaaggatacgcgctgtagctggaagtggcacttttAACCGAAGAGCAGCTCAGCGCAGCgtatcttgaagatggctggagagatattcaatccgccattgatagcaccgcaaccgctgcacttggcacggtgcccccggatcatagaaacgactggtatgacggcgaatgtgagcagttagtggctgagaagaatgcagcatgggcgagatatagctgcaacaccgcacgagagcgGACGAGACACGATAAAAACGggcacggaacagacaaaactcgattttcgagAGACGGAGCAAGTGTACCgagctaataacacacgaaagttctatgagaagttgaaccgttcacgtaagggccacgtgccacagtctgatatgtgtaaggacataaacggaagccttcttacgaacgagcgtgaggttatccaaaggtggcggtagcactacgaagaacatctgacctgaatggcgatgtggcagacgaagatggcggtatagtgatgaacctgggagaacgcgcgcaggacataattttaccggctccggatatccaagaaattcaggaggagattggccggctgaagaacaacaaagcccctgaggTTGACCAAATACcaagagagctatttaaacacggtggtgaggcactggctagagcgctgcactgcgTCATTATAataacccaagcaaccagaagttcggataaaaagggctattttggcttaatcagctctcattttaagtaattttttgtatgtaacggaactttaagtgaactttaaagttccgttaaggatgcttggaacttgatgtgaaccatagtgaaccaattagttcggttaagagtaaatttaagtgaaatctgaacttctggttgcttgggaatttgggaggaggaagttttgtcgcaggagtggatggaaggtgtcgtgtgttccatctgcaaaaagagcgataagctggattgcagcaaataccgtgcaatcacattgctgagcgccgcctacaaggtactctcccaaattttatgccgtagactatcaccaattgcaagagagttcgtggggcagtaccaggcgggtatgggcgaacgctccaccacgaaccaggtgttcgccattcgccaagtactgcagaaatgccgcgaatacaacgtgcccgctcacgcatcatctattcatcgatttcaaagccgcctatgatacaatcgatcgggaccagctatggcagctaatgcacgaacacggatttccggttGAACTGACAcggtcaaggcgacgatggatcgggtgatgtgcgtagctcgaatttcaggggcattctcgagtcccttcgaaacgcacagagggttacggcaaggtgatgataTTTCGTgtctattcaacatcgctttggaaggggtaatacgaagagcattaacacgagtggtacaattttcaagtccgtccagctatttgtcctcgccgacgacatagatattatggtacgtaactttgagaagatggaggaagcctacatcagactgaagaacaaagctaagcggatcggactagccatcaacacgtcgaagacgaagtacatgataggaagaggctcaagagaaacAATCGCAGAATCGCAATCGCCAAGCGATAGCTATAACCGTACGATCCGTCCGCGCCTTCCGAAAGGATTGGCGGAtggtttaagcgccactccTAATGGAGACCATCCACCTGTTCTAGGGTTGCCCGGCCTAAGACCTTTAAGGGAAAGGGTTAATATTTTCCAATAATGGAAGGAAAGCGCAAAGATCGACAGGCTATAgggattccaaagaaaattacTCCCCCTTCAAAAAACGCTCGATCATTAAGAAGAGCAAAAACAATCTAGTTGAAGGCAGAATATCCGCTTACAGTCGTTATCGTCACCGGTTGGCTATAACAGCTCACCCCGATCTGATCTAGGGCCAAGCTCCCCAGTAAAATAAtctccaagaaaaaaaaaaactacaggaAAACGATACCGAGTGACATAAAAACTTCCTCTACATTACCTCTTCTTGTTCCAGTACATCAACTCAAGTCGGTTTGTCTAGGGTACCCTTATTGCGTTTATTCACATCCAACAAACAATACATTCGCAgttcaatttaattatttatttcgtaGGCCTACAATCTATCCATTCAaaaactctctctctctcttcacTTCTTCTGTTCACTTCTATTCGCTTGTTCTTTCGTAATCTAATTATCTCCTATCACGTGCTTTTGTGCGGTGTGGGCATTCACTTTTAGGGATCGGCTAGTAGAAAAAGTAGCCTCTCACGGCCGGGCATCACCAATAGGCAATTGGGAGCCGGCAAAACCAAAAAAGATTCTTCGCCAAGCGCGCTTGAGCGatttattgtctatccggaaaaaAATAAGACcgatttttataccgaagttggatttttctccagatacaggcaactttcccaacttcggaaatagtgcgctagattcgcctaaagatgcgctaaacaacgcatcaattagtttgacagataaaacttcggaagaaagttcggttcggaagtcccgacttccgaattctaagttggtgctacgccgacaatattgtgtatccggaataaatttataccgctttttataccgaagttggatttttctccagatataggcaactttcccaacttcggaagtagtgcgctggattcgcctaaagatgcgctaaacaacgcatcaattagtttgacaaataaaacttcggaagaaagttcggttcggaagtcccgacttccgaattctaacttggtgctacgccgacaatattttGCATGCATGCGTTTGTCGCAGGCTATAGACAACCCTATCTAACTCCCTTAGCctaaaaatagccaccatgtcccgggcacagtgtgcagatagaccgctgtcagttgcatgagatgtcaacaatcgtcaacaacaccaatgattgtagcttgataattaaaaacatccacaacaataaaagagcaggatttatttttaaattcgacatagttgtttcataagggccgaagtcgcaaatgtaaacaaatcgagTTTATGTCATAGATCGAACCTCCTGGAAATGTACTATATGTAGCATATTCAAAATGGTACAAAATGTTGTCTTTTTGCTgtaaaaacagagaaatacagaaGGGCGATATTacattcccgttggaatttttttctcgGTGCGATTGCGCCCCGTTTTCTCCATGGCAGCAAAAGGGCTAAACTGTgtttcatttttgcattatgaCACTTCGTTCTTGCATCAAAAACACATGTGAGCAAAAGGGCTAAACGGTACTTTGAAAACACAACGGGGCGATGCAAACAGGCGATACTGACAAACAGGTTGACAGCCGGGCGtggaatttgggcgaaaaggatgttgtcaaaaacattatGGCGCATTTCTGAAGGGCGCAAGTGTACACACTTAATCGATAATTTTTTTCTCGGTAAATCAAATTGACGAACATGACcgtaaaagattattttaactgacatctcgttaataaataaaacatttctTCATTCTACTGAGATTCGGCAATCAACTTTGCCACAGGTTTCGGCATTTTAGAAATGAACTGAACTTCGGCAAACCCATCtgtcaaaacatattttttttgcgCGCTGTATTGCTCTATCGGTCACACATGGAAAGAAAAAATATCATCGCTGAAAATTTTCCGGTAAGAATTCAATTGAATCTCCAttttatgtttaattttgaCAGACTTTAGGCatgcttttgattttttcaatttcagtggatttgCTCCAACTAAAGTTAACTACACACAGTTATTATGTAATCACAGCAAAGGCGTGCTGATTACCTTCTGTGCTAAGGGGCCAAACTTCGACATGCTAAACGTTGTTAGGATACCATCCAGGAACCAGGGATACGGAGCGGCGGAGTAGGTGCAACAAACAAGAAAGAAACCATTTTTGAGTCCCAATGTTACATCGCGAAGCAATGCACGGTCGCATGTTCGTGGCAACGGTCCCGTGGTATGTTGTACAGAGAGTTTCTGATGAAGAGTCATGTTGATATTTACCTACACGTGTTTGCATTTTGAAcaataaaacattttgagcaatAAAAGAGAAGTAGCAccgaaaataaattttccatttcatattttgatttgatttcgtattttgaaacatgaaacaaaaaataataataaaaataataatatgctGAATTTCAAGAAGCACTTTGCCGATCGACTCGGTAATGTATTACCGAGCAGTACGGCAATTTTGACAGATGATTATTTCGTATGATTTACGACCAGTCGGCAATTTGAACTTTCACCGAGAATTCTACCGAGatctcagctgttggattctcggcaatttattttgccggcctcggcgaaaaaaattaagtgtgtacactGTTAGAAAAAAAGGACGACTAATTCTTTAAtcatattttcaaatcaaaataaatccgaagtaaattttatttatatgttGATTCAATGATTGGATATGGATGAACTTCATGCAAACtattaacatttaaaataacatCTACTCTTTGAAATATAATTGAAAATATGTCATGGAACATTCCAACCCATTTTTCTCCATTCGAGCtcattgcgacattggcccttatgaaacaactgtgtcgaattctgctcaagcttttcacggtgaaataaaagacaaattgttgttctccatgtaagtaaaatcaaaattgatcatgtagataagttttgaatcaattaaactcattagtcatatttaatgaatattcccGATTACAGTTAcatattgaagaaagctgagtttggatgttttatgatgttaaccttttttagatttgacgtacgttgctcggcgttggtgttggtgttggctacgctaaacatgagctcttagcataggCCTGGTTTGTCGCGTTTGTCTACTTTACTTACGGACCATCACTTTTGTCGGCGTTGTTCTCCACGACGGGGACGCTGCTATCGGCGGCTTGCCGGACGATGGGGTTGACCGTTCGACGAACGGTGCGGTGCCGCAGGCGACCTAGTGAGCGGACGACGCCTAAGCACGTGCTCCACGGACGATGAGGGCGACGCTTGCCATGTGGTTTCTAGACGGAGATGGCGACGCCTGCCATGTGCTTGCTTGACGGAGAGGGTGACGCTTACCCACGGCTCATCTAAAACGATGCCGGTCCCTTACACCGCGGTCGCGGTACGCGCTCTGTTGCGGTTCCTCCttctacacggttagatgactttacccattaatgggtactgtgttattgttgatattattcccaccgtgaaaagttcacccattttcttcaaaaagcgccactactcattaaaatgggtagtggcactttttcaagaaaatgggtgaatttttcacggtgggaataatatcaacaataacacagtacccattaatgggtaaagtcatctaacagtgTACGCTACGGAATTACTTCATGcgcctagagatgtcgtaaaatcccgattaatcgattagttactaatcgataactcttgattcttgtcgattattgaatcgattaatcattgtatggtaatcgattcaaaattaatcgattatcacaacgatgaatcgattaatcgaaataa comes from Armigeres subalbatus isolate Guangzhou_Male chromosome 2, GZ_Asu_2, whole genome shotgun sequence and encodes:
- the LOC134211021 gene encoding small ribosomal subunit protein uS15m — translated: MNTLNKIKPLTSSVGFLTRNYAFKSDLKIKWVRPEKIPCYKPQKSGDLQPMRPMAGTELLKDYRKSKELESADDRVKSMFSIEHNRRREMLENFKEEMVKRVQRHDLDYGSMEAKLGLMTAQIRSLQEVMEKFPRQSAAKVHLKELIDKRKRFLRYLRRWDYRRFEYILEKLDIVYKPYPTHFHWITRKDSLRKLTDTHCEDIRSTRLQSYRQVLESQQLDFLAKKLENLEFIRNEQIECQVPVTVDKEQIKAVKKQYDELKEKRKLLEEKTNEED